A window of Candidatus Poribacteria bacterium genomic DNA:
CATCTTGACTGTAGGATGCATAACACAAGTCCAATACCGGATCGTTTTTACTGCATCTGAGGATGCCACCATTGGGGCATGGTCAGCATGTTCATCCATGCCTGACATGTCCTCCGATATTGCTTCACCGTTTTCACTAACATGCTGCTCCATCTCAGTTTTCTCTTGCTGACTACAGCCGAACATGAATAGCACAGTAATCATCAGTAGGGTTGCGAGGCAGAAATTTTTATGCATTTTGTGAACTCCTTGTATCGCTTGCCTTGTGGTTTATAAGCGTCTCCGAGAAGGAATTAGGAATCAATGAACCCTAAAATCCTATACAAGAAAAGACTATTCTTGGGTCAGTGGTTGTTTGGGCAATATCACACCAACTGCCTGTTCCAACTGCGTAAGATGTTGGTGATAATCGCGCAGTGCCCGCTGCTCTTCAATCCTCAAATTTAACAAAGTGCGTTGGGCATCAAGAAAACTCAAAAAGTCAATTTGCGCCGCTTGATAGGCTGTATTCGCAGCCTCTAACGCCTGCCGCGCTTGTGGTAGCAGGGTCTGACGGTAGAGGCGGATACTCCTATTCGCCGTCTCCATCCCAAAATGATGTTTTTTCACAACAAAGCGAAGACTGCTCTCAAGTTCTTCAATCCGATGCTCCATTGCCTCAATTTTTACATCCATTTCATGGATATATGAATCTCGGTGTGCGAACCACGCCGTGTTTATCGGATTTAATGTGCGTTGCGTCATAAAAGTCATGGGCATTTTTTGTGTATGTTTCAGGTCCGGCACGCTCCGGTTTTCAAAGTAACTTGCACCGAGGGTCGGATCAGGATATGTCATTTGCTTCGCCATCTCTACAACCAAAGCCATCTTACCGATCGCCAACTTCTGTTTTTGAATTTCTTGACGGTTTTCAACGGCTAATTCATACAGTTCAGCCAAAGTAGGTGTCACACGATCCTCTTCAATTGGCACAGGATCCCCTAACGGTAAATCCGCAGAACTATTCAACAATGTATTAATGCGTGCAATAATAGTTTCCCGCCGCTGTTCAAGCGTAATAATCACATTTGCCAACTTCGATAACTCCACTTGTGCCATAATGACGTTTGAATATTTGCCTTGCCCGACACGAAACTTCGTTTGCGCAATAGCAATCATTTGCTGTAGCAATTTTTGATTTTCCTCGTTAATACGGGTCGCCTCAGTGACAAAAAGATAATCGTAGTAAGCCAACTTTATTTTCGTCACCAAATCTCTCAGGGTGATTTCAAACTCTTTTTGGGCGATTAGCACATCTTCAGTGATGACCTGTCCTTTCAACGCTAAGGTCCCCGGGAACGGAAATTTCATTGCCATCATCTCTTTATGGGTCATCGGTCCGACTTTCGTGTCAAGTTGCTTTGTGAAAGCGTTATACTGACGTAACACATTCTCTAAGTAAGCGGCTTGCGGGTATTGCTCCAGTACCGCTCGAATTTTTTCACGAGCAGCCTTCAAACCCGGATTCCATTCATATCCGAGTGCCACCAAGAGTTCCAACCCAATAGGTTGTGCAAGTCTGGCTTTCGCGTCTTCAGGGGATGCTGCCAATTCCCGATAGGCTTTCATAGTGTCCGTCGAAAGATCGTAAAACAGATTTAGCACCGGTATTTCACTTTCCAATTGGGCTTGCCACTGTTTCTGGTATCTCAACACCTTTGCTTCAATCTCGTTGAGAAATGGGTCAGGTTCTACAATCAGTTCACTTTCAGTATTGGTAATCTTTTTTTCGACTTCAGTATAGTAATATGCTGGCTGTTGGACCGCAGTGTTCCGCAACTCTTGGTACGTCTCCAGTCGACGACTTGCACACCCACCTACCAAAACAGTGAGTATTATGAGACTGATGTATAAGGTAACAGGACACTTTCGATAGTGAAAACGCCATTTGTCTTTATTGCGCAGTTTGCGAATCATCAATCTTTCCTCCAACAAGCTGCTCCAACCGAGCTACATTCTGTTGATAGTCTGCAATCGCACGCAATCGAGCGAGATTAAAATTCAACCAGACACTTTGCGTCTCAAGAAATCCTGTAATACTCTTGGGTCCTTCCTGATGCCATGTCTCAGCGATTTCAATAGCAGCACCGGCTTGTGGAATAAGTGTCGTTTCATAGAGTTCGATAAGCCGTCGAGCGTTTTCAAGCCGAAAATAAATTTTCTGGAGGGCAACCTTCGTTTCGTCCTCCAAGGTGCGTTTGTTCGCTGTGACAGTCTCACGCTTTTGCTGAGCCTCGCGCACCTTGCTGCTGTTCTTCAAACTTGACCACGGAATTGTCACACCGACACCGATGCTAAACGGGTTTTTACCGCTGCCGGGTGTATCAAACATCAAGGCTTTGCCCGTTTCTATCGTCATTAAGTCAAACTTAAGCATGGGCTTGGTTTGGAGTTCTGCAAGAGCAATCCCTTCGGTGGCTTTTTCAATGGTTAACTCTGCAATTCGCAACTCTTGTCGTTTTGCTAATGCCTGCTTTTCCACATCGGCTAACGTCACATCAAGCGGTTCGTAAGCAACAGGCACTATCACCCCAAGCGCGGTTGTTGAAGGAACAGATAGGATACCCTTGATGTTTGCATGTTCAACGCGCTGCAATTCTTCCAGCAGTACGAGATCGTATTCCAACTGCGCGAGTTGACTTTGTGCCTTCAACACATCATTGAGTGCTACCTTCCCTTCTGCATAACGTGTAGTCGCAATCGTGAGAATAGAGGTTACCAGTTCGTGATTTTGCCGTGTTAGTTCGACAGCGCGTTGGAGATACGCCAATTCGTGGTAACTCAGTTTCAGTTGAACAATGAGATCGCGTATCACCTGCTCGTGCTTCACGCTTTCAATCTCAATCGCTTTTTTGACGACCGCCCCAGCTGCATCAAGGGTGCCGGGATATGGAAACATTTGTGAAAAACTGACCCGATGGTTTTGAGGTCCAACCCGCGTTTCTACACTTCGCAAGAAGTATCCATACATGAACATCGGATCAGGCAATGCTGTCACTTGCGGATACTGTTCAATTGTCGCTTGCCATCGTGCCTTTGCGGCTTTAACTTTTGGATTACGGTCAACAGCGACTCGAATTAAATTCGGTAGTTCAAGGGTTTCAGCAAATAGAGCTTTAATATCGGTTTGTTCCGGGATTGCTTCTGTCTGAGTCATTCCATGTACTTCAGTTTGCATCAGAATTCCCAACATCAGTATGATGCCGATAACAATTGTTGTCATTTGATGGAGTAACCTAACTTTACGCATCATAGTCTCCTTGACGGAACAATACTTGAGGAGCTGGTTCGGAACCTACTCTTTTTGGAGATATTAGGCTCAGAACCTGCTCCTGTCAAACTTGATAAGATTAAAGTGAAATCTTGACAGCTGGGCTCGTCACACGAATACGAACCTCATGTTCTGTCCCCTCTGGCATAGTAATGAACCCTTCATAGGTGTGCGTCATTTTGCTATATTTCAGTAGTGTCATCTTCGTCTCGCCCTCAGTATTGGTAACCTGAATGGCGAGTTTAACATCACCTAATGCAATCTCCTCATGACC
This region includes:
- a CDS encoding TolC family protein, with translation MMRKVRLLHQMTTIVIGIILMLGILMQTEVHGMTQTEAIPEQTDIKALFAETLELPNLIRVAVDRNPKVKAAKARWQATIEQYPQVTALPDPMFMYGYFLRSVETRVGPQNHRVSFSQMFPYPGTLDAAGAVVKKAIEIESVKHEQVIRDLIVQLKLSYHELAYLQRAVELTRQNHELVTSILTIATTRYAEGKVALNDVLKAQSQLAQLEYDLVLLEELQRVEHANIKGILSVPSTTALGVIVPVAYEPLDVTLADVEKQALAKRQELRIAELTIEKATEGIALAELQTKPMLKFDLMTIETGKALMFDTPGSGKNPFSIGVGVTIPWSSLKNSSKVREAQQKRETVTANKRTLEDETKVALQKIYFRLENARRLIELYETTLIPQAGAAIEIAETWHQEGPKSITGFLETQSVWLNFNLARLRAIADYQQNVARLEQLVGGKIDDSQTAQ
- a CDS encoding TolC family protein: MIRKLRNKDKWRFHYRKCPVTLYISLIILTVLVGGCASRRLETYQELRNTAVQQPAYYYTEVEKKITNTESELIVEPDPFLNEIEAKVLRYQKQWQAQLESEIPVLNLFYDLSTDTMKAYRELAASPEDAKARLAQPIGLELLVALGYEWNPGLKAAREKIRAVLEQYPQAAYLENVLRQYNAFTKQLDTKVGPMTHKEMMAMKFPFPGTLALKGQVITEDVLIAQKEFEITLRDLVTKIKLAYYDYLFVTEATRINEENQKLLQQMIAIAQTKFRVGQGKYSNVIMAQVELSKLANVIITLEQRRETIIARINTLLNSSADLPLGDPVPIEEDRVTPTLAELYELAVENRQEIQKQKLAIGKMALVVEMAKQMTYPDPTLGASYFENRSVPDLKHTQKMPMTFMTQRTLNPINTAWFAHRDSYIHEMDVKIEAMEHRIEELESSLRFVVKKHHFGMETANRSIRLYRQTLLPQARQALEAANTAYQAAQIDFLSFLDAQRTLLNLRIEEQRALRDYHQHLTQLEQAVGVILPKQPLTQE